A portion of the Sandaracinobacteroides saxicola genome contains these proteins:
- a CDS encoding phosphotransferase family protein: MSDTSRQEQFSGTSDVREAHRFDAAALEAWMQANVRDFAGPLTVQQFKGGQSNPTYKLLTPRRNYVMRRKPPGTLLKSAHAVDREYRVITALHAAGFPAPETFGLCTDDNIVGTWFYIMDCVDGRIIWDGTFPDVATPARRDYFHAMCDTMAQLHSFDPAAIGLADFGKPGNYFARQIGRWSKQYLEDEAAGRVPAMDRLVEWLPANIPAGEETAVVHGDYRCDNMIFHATEPKVLAVLDWELSTLGHPLADFSYHLMMYRMPPTGTVGLINCDLGAMNIPTEMDYIDRYCANLGRDPAQVVANMDFYIAYNMFRLAAIVHGIRGRVVRGTASNAHAKAMSATVEPLADLAWQQAQKAGAR, from the coding sequence ATGAGCGACACCAGCCGTCAGGAACAATTCTCCGGCACCAGCGACGTGCGCGAAGCCCACCGCTTCGACGCCGCCGCCCTCGAAGCCTGGATGCAGGCAAATGTCCGCGATTTCGCCGGCCCCCTCACCGTCCAGCAGTTCAAGGGCGGCCAATCCAACCCCACCTACAAACTCCTCACCCCGCGCCGCAATTATGTGATGCGCCGCAAACCCCCGGGCACCTTGCTGAAAAGCGCGCACGCCGTGGACCGCGAATATCGTGTCATCACCGCGCTCCACGCCGCCGGCTTCCCCGCCCCCGAAACCTTCGGCCTCTGCACCGACGACAACATCGTCGGCACCTGGTTCTACATCATGGACTGTGTCGACGGCCGCATCATCTGGGACGGCACCTTCCCCGACGTCGCCACGCCGGCCCGCCGCGATTATTTCCACGCCATGTGCGATACCATGGCCCAGCTCCACAGCTTCGATCCCGCCGCGATCGGCCTCGCCGACTTCGGCAAGCCCGGCAATTATTTCGCCCGCCAGATCGGTCGCTGGAGCAAGCAATATCTCGAGGACGAGGCCGCCGGCCGCGTCCCCGCCATGGACCGCCTCGTCGAATGGCTCCCCGCCAACATCCCCGCCGGCGAGGAAACCGCCGTCGTCCACGGCGACTATCGCTGCGACAACATGATCTTCCACGCGACCGAGCCTAAGGTGCTCGCCGTCCTCGACTGGGAACTGTCCACCCTCGGCCACCCGCTCGCCGATTTCAGCTACCACCTGATGATGTACCGCATGCCCCCCACCGGCACCGTCGGCCTCATCAACTGCGATCTCGGCGCGATGAACATCCCGACCGAGATGGACTATATCGACCGCTATTGCGCAAACCTCGGCCGCGACCCGGCGCAAGTGGTCGCCAACATGGATTTCTACATCGCCTACAACATGTTCCGTCTGGCCGCCATCGTCCACGGCATCCGCGGGCGGGTGGTTCGCGGCACCGCCTCCAACGCCCATGCCAAGGCGATGAGCGCCACCGTCGAACCGCTGGCCGACCTTGCCTGGCAACAGGCGCAGAAGGCCGGGGCGCGATAG
- the purD gene encoding phosphoribosylamine--glycine ligase — protein MTLPILLLGSGGREHALAWKLRQSTRCGQLFCAPGNPGIAPLATCVPLDPCDPAAVTAFALEHHIALVVIGPEAPLVAGVADALRAANIPVFGPSRAAAQLEASKGFTKALCDEADIPTARYRAFTALAPALEHLATQPIPIVVKADGLAAGKGVTVATSHAEASAALHTIFAESGAAAVIEECLIGEEASFFVLTDGTTALPFGSAQDHKRVGEGDSGPNTGGMGAYSPAAVLTPELEARVMAEIIHPTIATMAARGTPYQGVLFAGLMLTPVPPPEFADTEIIPTLIEYNCRFGDPETQVLMPRFAGDFVETLLAVATGTLHTITPAWHDQSALTVVMAAEHYPATPAKGDVIHGADGADALIFHAGTARRDDGALVTAGGRVLAITGTGNSVTAAAASAYAAVEKISWRGEHHRRDIGWRAIERERT, from the coding sequence ATGACCCTCCCCATTCTCCTCCTCGGCAGCGGCGGCCGCGAACATGCGCTGGCCTGGAAACTCCGCCAGTCCACGCGCTGCGGGCAACTCTTCTGTGCCCCCGGCAACCCCGGCATCGCCCCGCTCGCCACCTGCGTCCCGCTCGACCCCTGCGACCCCGCCGCCGTCACTGCCTTCGCCCTCGAACACCACATCGCCCTCGTCGTCATCGGCCCCGAAGCCCCCCTCGTCGCCGGCGTCGCCGACGCCTTGCGCGCCGCCAACATCCCGGTCTTCGGGCCCTCGCGCGCTGCCGCCCAACTCGAAGCCAGCAAGGGCTTCACCAAGGCACTCTGCGACGAGGCGGACATCCCCACCGCCCGCTACCGCGCCTTCACCGCGCTCGCCCCCGCGCTCGAGCATCTCGCCACCCAGCCGATCCCCATCGTGGTCAAGGCCGATGGCCTCGCCGCCGGCAAAGGCGTCACCGTCGCCACCAGCCACGCCGAGGCTAGCGCCGCCCTCCACACAATCTTCGCCGAATCCGGGGCGGCAGCCGTCATCGAGGAATGCCTCATCGGCGAGGAAGCCAGCTTCTTCGTCCTCACCGACGGCACCACGGCGCTCCCTTTCGGCAGCGCCCAGGACCACAAGCGCGTGGGGGAAGGCGACAGCGGCCCCAACACCGGCGGCATGGGCGCCTATTCGCCCGCGGCCGTCCTCACCCCCGAACTCGAAGCCCGCGTCATGGCCGAGATCATCCATCCCACCATCGCCACCATGGCCGCGCGCGGCACCCCCTATCAGGGCGTGCTGTTCGCCGGGCTGATGCTCACGCCCGTTCCGCCCCCGGAATTCGCGGACACGGAAATCATTCCGACATTGATCGAATATAACTGCCGCTTCGGCGACCCCGAAACCCAGGTGCTGATGCCCCGCTTCGCCGGCGACTTCGTCGAAACCCTGCTGGCGGTCGCCACCGGCACCCTCCACACCATCACCCCCGCCTGGCACGACCAGAGCGCGCTCACCGTGGTCATGGCCGCCGAACATTATCCCGCCACGCCCGCCAAAGGCGATGTCATCCACGGCGCCGACGGCGCCGACGCCCTCATCTTCCACGCCGGCACCGCCCGCCGCGACGATGGCGCGCTGGTCACCGCCGGCGGTCGCGTCCTCGCCATCACCGGCACGGGGAACAGCGTGACAGCCGCCGCCGCATCCGCCTATGCTGCCGTCGAAAAGATCAGCTGGCGCGGTGAACACCACCGCCGCGATATCGGCTGGCGCGCAATCGAGCGGGAGCGGACATGA
- the xseA gene encoding exodeoxyribonuclease VII large subunit, with the protein MSGAPAPNTPEYSVAELAGAIKRTVESAFGLVRVRGEISGLKRAGSGHLYCSLKDADAVIDAVMWKGAANALKFRPEDGLEVVATGRLTTYPGRSKYQIVIERLEVAGVGALLAQLEARRLALAADGLFDAARKRPLPYLPAHIGIVTSPTGAVIRDILHRLADRFPRRVTLWPVLVQGEDAARQVASAIAGFNAMDDAPDLLIVARGGGSIEDLWAFNEEVVVRAAAASAIPLISAVGHETDTTLIDFASDRRAPTPTAAAEMAVPVRAELLDTLTTLALRAARAERRGRGRAKERLAAARLPRPMALTGLKRQRLDELAERLPRALSARAVAARGRLARLALRPALLLVGTAHSHERVARLGERAGRAVVARRERAATRLGSAARLLLTLGPEATLARGYAIVTAPDGRLVRSVRAVPARFALRFADGTVAAALDGAGAAPKRGVKPGPQGSLF; encoded by the coding sequence ATGTCCGGCGCGCCCGCCCCCAACACACCCGAATATTCGGTGGCCGAGCTGGCCGGGGCGATCAAGCGCACGGTGGAGAGCGCGTTCGGGCTGGTGCGGGTGCGCGGCGAGATATCCGGGCTGAAGCGCGCCGGGTCGGGGCATCTTTATTGCAGCCTGAAGGATGCCGACGCGGTCATCGACGCGGTGATGTGGAAGGGCGCCGCCAATGCGCTGAAGTTCCGGCCGGAGGATGGGCTGGAGGTGGTCGCCACGGGCCGGCTGACCACCTATCCGGGGCGCTCCAAATATCAGATCGTGATCGAGCGGCTGGAGGTGGCGGGCGTGGGCGCGCTGCTGGCGCAGCTGGAGGCGCGTCGGCTGGCGCTGGCGGCCGACGGGCTGTTCGATGCGGCAAGGAAGCGCCCGCTGCCCTATCTGCCGGCGCATATCGGCATCGTCACCTCGCCGACGGGGGCGGTGATCCGCGACATCCTGCACCGGCTGGCGGATCGCTTTCCCCGCCGCGTGACGCTGTGGCCGGTGCTGGTGCAGGGCGAGGACGCGGCGCGGCAGGTGGCCTCCGCGATCGCGGGGTTCAATGCCATGGACGATGCGCCCGACCTGCTGATCGTGGCGCGCGGCGGCGGCAGCATCGAGGATCTGTGGGCGTTCAACGAGGAGGTGGTGGTGCGTGCGGCGGCGGCGAGCGCCATCCCGCTGATCAGTGCGGTGGGGCATGAGACCGATACCACGCTCATCGACTTCGCCAGCGACCGGCGGGCGCCGACGCCGACCGCGGCGGCGGAGATGGCGGTGCCGGTGCGGGCGGAGCTGCTGGACACGCTGACGACGCTGGCATTGCGCGCGGCGCGGGCGGAGCGGCGGGGTCGGGGGCGGGCGAAGGAGCGGCTGGCGGCGGCGCGGTTGCCGCGGCCGATGGCGCTGACCGGACTGAAACGACAGCGGCTGGACGAGCTGGCGGAGCGGCTGCCGCGCGCCTTGTCGGCTCGGGCGGTGGCGGCGCGGGGGCGGCTGGCGCGACTGGCGCTGCGGCCGGCGCTGCTGCTGGTGGGCACTGCGCACAGCCACGAGCGGGTGGCGCGGCTGGGCGAGCGGGCCGGGCGCGCGGTGGTGGCGCGGCGGGAACGGGCGGCGACGCGGCTGGGCTCGGCGGCGCGGCTGCTGCTGACGCTGGGGCCGGAGGCGACGCTGGCGCGGGGCTATGCCATCGTGACGGCGCCCGATGGCCGCCTGGTGCGCTCGGTGCGGGCGGTGCCGGCGCGGTTCGCGCTGCGCTTTGCCGATGGCACGGTGGCGGCGGCGCTTGACGGGGCGGGCGCGGCGCCTAAACGCGGGGTGAAGCCGGGCCCGCAGGGGTCGCTGTTCTGA
- a CDS encoding DUF2093 domain-containing protein, whose product MLNFSTGRAARLRYLSGSFQVLSQGDHVLCAVTQRRIPLNDLRYWSHELQEAYASGEIAVARYGEMKKQGRI is encoded by the coding sequence ATGCTGAACTTCTCGACCGGCCGCGCGGCGCGGCTTCGCTATCTGTCCGGCAGTTTCCAGGTGCTGTCGCAGGGCGACCATGTGCTGTGCGCGGTGACGCAGCGGCGGATTCCGCTGAACGACCTCAGATACTGGAGCCATGAGTTGCAGGAGGCCTATGCCAGCGGCGAGATCGCGGTGGCGCGCTATGGCGAGATGAAGAAACAGGGCCGGATTTGA
- a CDS encoding M23 family metallopeptidase: protein MRLALLALLMAGCAGSAPPAAVPATRAAPAPVAPARVIDTSFALNGVVTQGGLLTGVAPEGTVALRLDGMDIRLDAARRFAFGFGRDAGGLATLDAVQRDGTVLRQVLRVAPRSWKIDRLPALGSVTGETNPEYEALRASETAQLRAGKAVVSAETGWTQRFIWSAAGRISGVYGSQRILGTVERQPHYGVDIAAPTGTPIVAPADGVVVLARGPFSLEGNAIMLDHGRGLVSLFLHLSKFEVSEGQRVRQGERLGRIGTTGRSTGPHLHWGMTLVQPGVVATPISAADEVRIDPALLVPAPVNGRTP from the coding sequence TTGAGGCTGGCGCTTCTCGCGCTGCTGATGGCGGGGTGCGCGGGATCGGCGCCGCCGGCCGCCGTTCCGGCCACGCGGGCGGCGCCCGCGCCGGTGGCGCCGGCGCGGGTGATCGATACCAGTTTCGCGCTGAACGGCGTGGTGACGCAGGGCGGGCTGCTGACGGGCGTGGCGCCGGAGGGGACGGTGGCGCTGCGGCTGGATGGCATGGACATCAGGCTGGATGCGGCGCGGCGCTTTGCCTTTGGCTTTGGCCGCGATGCCGGCGGGCTGGCGACGCTGGACGCGGTGCAGCGCGACGGCACGGTGCTGCGGCAGGTGTTGCGGGTGGCGCCGCGCAGCTGGAAGATCGACCGGCTGCCGGCGCTGGGCAGCGTGACCGGGGAGACCAACCCCGAATATGAAGCGCTGCGGGCCAGCGAGACGGCGCAGCTGCGCGCCGGCAAGGCGGTGGTGAGCGCGGAAACGGGCTGGACGCAGCGCTTCATCTGGTCGGCGGCGGGGCGGATCAGCGGGGTCTATGGCAGCCAGCGCATCCTGGGCACGGTGGAGCGGCAGCCGCATTATGGCGTGGACATCGCCGCGCCCACGGGGACTCCGATCGTGGCGCCGGCGGACGGCGTGGTGGTGCTGGCGCGCGGGCCGTTCAGCCTGGAGGGCAATGCCATCATGCTGGACCATGGCCGCGGGCTGGTGAGCCTGTTCCTGCACCTGTCCAAATTCGAGGTGAGCGAGGGCCAGCGGGTGCGGCAGGGCGAGCGGCTGGGGCGGATCGGCACCACCGGGCGCTCGACAGGCCCGCACCTGCACTGGGGCATGACGCTGGTGCAGCCCGGGGTGGTGGCGACGCCGATCAGCGCGGCCGACGAGGTGCGGATCGATCCGGCGCTGCTGGTGCCGGCGCCGGTGAACGGCCGCACGCCATGA
- a CDS encoding aspartyl/asparaginyl beta-hydroxylase domain-containing protein → MSDQGARIARFLADAERLAAAGQHADAHAVLERVLALDPDNPRALNTLALRALNVGRDPARARAMLERAVARDPGAAALRLNLADACRAGGDRAAELAALEGALALDPYLVPALIRKAQALEATGGPAVPVWKAVLATTPPGPERPPALAAVLAHAARQVAADGEATWARIAPALAAARTAETARVDHAVEHLLGRKRIYLNAPTGLHVPKLPADEFFAESHFPWLAGLEAAAAGIRAEGAALLAEGGGFAPYVAYAPGTPVNQWAELNHSPRWGAQFLWRDGVANAALQARCPATVAALAAIPRLDIPGRGPTAFFSLLAPKTRIPPHTGVTNARAIVHLALVVPEGCRYRVGSEERRWVEGRAFVFDDSIEHEAVNDSDETRLVLIFDVWNPWLGAAERDMLRALFPALDAHRGGGTFGG, encoded by the coding sequence ATGAGCGACCAGGGGGCACGGATCGCGCGGTTTCTGGCGGATGCCGAGCGGCTGGCGGCGGCGGGGCAGCATGCCGATGCCCATGCGGTGCTGGAGCGGGTGCTGGCCCTGGACCCGGACAATCCGCGCGCGCTGAACACGCTGGCGCTGCGGGCGCTGAACGTCGGGCGCGATCCGGCGCGGGCGCGGGCGATGCTGGAGCGGGCGGTGGCGCGCGATCCCGGCGCCGCGGCGCTACGGCTGAATCTGGCGGATGCCTGCCGGGCCGGCGGGGATCGCGCGGCGGAACTGGCGGCGCTGGAGGGGGCGCTGGCGCTCGACCCCTATCTGGTGCCGGCGCTCATCCGCAAGGCGCAGGCGCTGGAGGCGACGGGGGGCCCGGCAGTGCCGGTGTGGAAGGCGGTGCTGGCGACGACTCCGCCCGGGCCGGAGCGCCCGCCGGCGCTGGCGGCGGTGCTGGCGCATGCGGCGCGGCAGGTGGCGGCGGATGGCGAGGCGACCTGGGCGAGAATCGCGCCGGCGCTGGCCGCGGCGCGGACGGCGGAGACGGCCCGGGTGGACCATGCGGTCGAGCATCTGCTGGGGCGCAAACGGATTTACCTGAACGCGCCGACCGGCCTGCATGTGCCGAAGCTGCCGGCGGACGAATTCTTTGCCGAATCGCATTTCCCCTGGCTGGCGGGGCTGGAGGCGGCGGCGGCGGGCATCAGGGCGGAGGGGGCGGCGCTGCTGGCGGAAGGCGGCGGGTTCGCGCCTTATGTCGCCTATGCGCCGGGCACGCCGGTCAACCAGTGGGCGGAGCTGAACCACAGCCCGCGGTGGGGCGCGCAGTTCCTGTGGCGCGACGGCGTGGCCAACGCGGCGCTGCAGGCGCGATGCCCGGCAACGGTGGCGGCGCTGGCGGCAATCCCGCGGCTGGACATTCCGGGGCGGGGGCCGACGGCCTTCTTCAGCCTGCTGGCGCCGAAGACGCGGATCCCGCCGCATACCGGGGTCACCAACGCGCGCGCCATCGTGCACCTGGCGCTGGTCGTGCCGGAGGGCTGCCGGTACCGCGTGGGCTCGGAGGAGCGACGCTGGGTGGAGGGGCGGGCGTTCGTGTTCGACGACAGCATCGAGCATGAGGCGGTGAACGACAGCGACGAGACCAGGCTGGTGCTGATCTTCGACGTGTGGAACCCGTGGCTGGGCGCGGCGGAGCGGGACATGCTGCGGGCGCTGTTTCCGGCGCTGGACGCGCATCGGGGCGGGGGGACGTTCGGCGGTTAG
- a CDS encoding TonB-dependent receptor domain-containing protein: MLIENQALTRAALRAGAASFALSLALLSGVAQAQTPAPTPAAAAAEAADADTIVVTGSRIARPDLESVSPVAVVSSQEIALKGTVNVEEVLNELPQFIPSQTAFSNNPGDGAATIDLRGLGAGRTLVLVNGRRWVSYDVTQLIDLNTIPAALIESTQVLTGGSSAVYGSDAISGVVNFIMKKDFQGVQLDAQYRITGRGDGGTFNANATIGGNFADGKGNATLFIGYIKRDPIFQGEREFSRRTVSEAGDGTTFFGGSGSVPGTRFTVPSNPVYSSAGIPAPLVPGNNLFLQNGSTRPYSGTTDAFNFAPDNYLQLPQERWLIGGFANYEVNEHLDFYTELAYINNRVPTQLAATPISGNFTIPTTSSFYAPAVQSAFQAIDAGQVRSITNNTFLDAPNDGRITIGIGRRMQEVGPRISSNERQAFRILMGVRGAIAGDWGYDAYYSYSRTTALESQFGNVSRSRFSQALLGCPTGSAAGCAPLNIFGPGNISPAAANFVKVDTKNQTTIAEQVANFAITNGNLFDLGLGASPVAVSIGGEYRSVRGQFAPDFILSSGDVVGFNGGQPTGGGYNIREVFGELKIPILADRPFFHSLELSGAARYSDYSNSTGGVFTYAYGGSWAPVKDIRFRGQYQRAIRGPTIFALFQGSAESFPAFTDYCRLAVAVSNSTLNASCRANGVPAALIGTSFGSGNSQIRATVGGNPNLKEETSDTFSVGTVIQPSFVPGLSITVDYYNVKIKDAFFAPGATNIRDACFGTAANGYQPFDTSFCALIPRDPVNFEVDRLVNLTANSGFLQSRGIDFEVRYGMPLDFGVMGAEESRLNFRLSGTRLLKYLFNPLAGIPDLLVDCTGRFGGTCGDPYAKWRGSFSTTFISGPFTGQVRLNYVGPSEDDETQGPVSVTKLKGRVYTDLSFSWDINDRFAATFGASNLFDLTPPIIGDLNNQQMNTYPSTYDPLGRRFFVGLRSKF; encoded by the coding sequence GTGTTGATTGAAAACCAAGCTCTGACCCGGGCGGCGCTGCGCGCTGGCGCGGCGTCGTTCGCGCTGTCGCTGGCGCTGCTTTCGGGTGTCGCGCAGGCGCAGACACCGGCGCCGACGCCTGCCGCCGCGGCAGCTGAGGCCGCGGATGCCGACACGATCGTGGTGACCGGTTCGCGGATCGCGCGCCCCGACCTCGAATCGGTGAGCCCGGTGGCGGTGGTTTCCAGCCAGGAAATCGCGCTGAAGGGGACGGTCAACGTCGAGGAAGTGCTGAACGAACTGCCGCAGTTCATTCCCAGCCAGACGGCCTTTTCGAACAACCCGGGCGACGGCGCGGCGACCATCGACCTTCGCGGTCTGGGCGCGGGGCGGACGCTGGTCCTGGTCAACGGCCGCCGCTGGGTGAGCTATGACGTCACGCAGCTGATCGATTTGAACACGATTCCGGCGGCGCTGATCGAGAGCACGCAGGTGCTGACGGGCGGCAGCTCGGCCGTTTACGGCTCGGACGCCATCTCGGGCGTCGTCAACTTCATCATGAAGAAGGACTTCCAGGGCGTTCAGCTGGATGCGCAATATCGCATCACCGGCAGGGGCGACGGCGGCACCTTCAACGCCAACGCGACAATCGGCGGCAATTTCGCCGACGGCAAGGGTAATGCGACGCTGTTCATCGGCTACATCAAGCGCGACCCGATCTTCCAGGGCGAACGCGAGTTCAGCCGGCGCACCGTGTCCGAAGCCGGCGACGGCACCACCTTCTTCGGGGGGTCGGGTTCGGTGCCAGGAACGCGCTTCACCGTGCCGAGCAATCCTGTCTATTCGTCGGCCGGCATTCCCGCGCCGCTGGTGCCGGGCAACAACCTGTTCCTGCAGAATGGTTCGACCCGTCCTTACAGCGGCACGACAGACGCCTTCAACTTCGCGCCGGACAATTACCTGCAACTGCCGCAGGAGCGTTGGCTGATTGGCGGCTTCGCCAATTATGAAGTCAACGAGCATCTCGATTTCTACACCGAGCTCGCCTACATCAACAATCGGGTGCCGACGCAGCTGGCGGCGACCCCGATCAGCGGGAACTTCACGATCCCGACGACCAGCAGCTTCTATGCGCCGGCGGTGCAGTCGGCGTTTCAGGCGATCGATGCCGGGCAGGTGCGTTCGATCACCAACAACACGTTCCTGGATGCGCCGAACGACGGCCGGATCACCATCGGCATCGGCCGCCGGATGCAGGAAGTCGGGCCGCGGATCAGCTCGAACGAGCGGCAGGCCTTCCGTATCCTGATGGGCGTTCGCGGTGCCATCGCGGGGGACTGGGGTTATGACGCCTATTACAGCTACTCGCGGACGACGGCGCTGGAATCGCAGTTCGGCAACGTGTCGCGCAGCCGTTTCAGCCAGGCGCTGCTGGGTTGCCCCACGGGTTCGGCGGCGGGTTGCGCCCCGCTGAACATCTTCGGGCCCGGCAACATCAGCCCGGCGGCGGCCAACTTCGTGAAGGTCGACACCAAAAACCAGACGACGATCGCGGAGCAGGTGGCGAACTTCGCCATCACCAATGGCAATCTGTTCGACCTGGGTCTGGGCGCTTCGCCGGTCGCCGTGTCGATCGGGGGTGAATATCGCTCCGTGCGTGGCCAGTTCGCGCCGGACTTCATCCTGTCTTCGGGTGATGTCGTGGGCTTCAACGGCGGCCAGCCGACCGGCGGTGGCTACAACATCCGCGAAGTGTTCGGCGAACTGAAAATCCCGATCCTGGCGGATCGGCCCTTCTTCCACTCGCTGGAGCTGTCGGGCGCGGCGCGCTATTCGGATTATTCGAACAGCACCGGTGGCGTGTTCACCTATGCCTATGGCGGCAGCTGGGCGCCGGTGAAGGACATCCGGTTCCGTGGCCAGTATCAGCGCGCCATCCGTGGCCCGACGATCTTCGCCTTGTTCCAGGGGTCGGCGGAAAGCTTCCCGGCGTTTACTGATTATTGCCGCCTCGCGGTGGCGGTGAGCAACAGCACGCTGAACGCGAGCTGCCGCGCCAACGGTGTTCCGGCGGCGCTGATCGGGACTTCGTTTGGGTCGGGCAATTCCCAAATCCGTGCGACGGTTGGGGGCAACCCGAACCTGAAGGAAGAAACCAGCGACACCTTCAGCGTGGGGACGGTCATCCAGCCGAGCTTCGTTCCGGGCCTGTCGATCACGGTCGATTACTATAACGTGAAGATCAAGGATGCCTTCTTCGCGCCGGGCGCCACGAACATTCGTGATGCCTGCTTCGGGACGGCGGCCAATGGGTATCAGCCGTTTGACACGAGCTTCTGCGCCCTGATCCCGCGTGATCCGGTCAACTTCGAGGTGGACCGTCTGGTCAACCTGACGGCGAACTCGGGCTTCCTGCAATCGCGCGGGATCGACTTCGAGGTGCGCTATGGCATGCCGCTCGACTTCGGGGTGATGGGGGCCGAGGAAAGCCGCCTGAACTTCCGCCTGTCGGGCACCCGGCTGCTGAAATATCTGTTCAACCCGCTGGCCGGCATTCCGGACCTCCTGGTCGATTGCACGGGTCGCTTCGGCGGCACCTGCGGTGATCCCTATGCGAAGTGGCGCGGCAGCTTCAGCACCACCTTCATCTCGGGTCCGTTCACCGGCCAGGTCCGCCTGAACTATGTCGGTCCGTCGGAAGATGATGAAACGCAGGGCCCGGTGTCGGTGACCAAGCTGAAGGGCCGGGTCTATACCGACCTGTCCTTCTCTTGGGACATCAACGACCGTTTTGCGGCGACCTTTGGCGCCAGCAACCTGTTCGACCTGACGCCGCCGATCATCGGCGACCTGAACAACCAGCAGATGAACACCTATCCGAGCACCTATGATCCGCTCGGTCGCCGCTTCTTCGTGGGGCTGCGTTCCAAGTTCTAA
- a CDS encoding DUF808 domain-containing protein, translating into MASGLLLLLDDVAAIAKVAAASIDDTAAAAARASAKAAGVVIDDAAVTPGYVVGFAADREVPIVAKIARGSLFNKLVILLPVCIALSALAPWAITPLLFAGGAFLAFEGAEKLWEMLHPHAEAAAEVVTDPVAHEAAMVKGAIRTDFILSAEIMAISLATVTDKPLWEQAIVLAVVAIGITVAVYGTVAAIVKADDAGVALAKRRSGISRAIGRGLVAGMPKVLKLLSLVGMAAMLWVGGGIILHSLEEWGLGGPAHVLHDFAAGLPGGAVVEWLANAAGGALAGLVVGGVIVAGLHLVKGKA; encoded by the coding sequence ATGGCCTCCGGACTGTTGCTGCTGTTGGATGACGTGGCCGCCATCGCCAAGGTGGCGGCGGCGAGCATCGATGATACCGCGGCGGCGGCGGCGCGGGCGAGCGCCAAGGCGGCGGGCGTGGTGATCGACGATGCCGCGGTGACGCCCGGCTATGTGGTGGGCTTTGCCGCCGACCGCGAGGTGCCGATTGTCGCCAAGATCGCGCGCGGATCGCTGTTCAACAAGCTGGTGATCCTCCTGCCGGTCTGCATCGCGCTGTCGGCGCTGGCGCCCTGGGCGATCACGCCGCTGCTGTTCGCGGGCGGTGCGTTCCTGGCGTTCGAGGGGGCGGAGAAACTGTGGGAGATGCTGCATCCGCATGCCGAGGCGGCGGCGGAAGTGGTGACCGATCCGGTGGCGCATGAGGCCGCCATGGTGAAGGGGGCGATCCGCACCGACTTCATCCTGTCGGCGGAGATCATGGCGATTTCGCTGGCGACGGTGACCGACAAGCCGCTGTGGGAGCAGGCGATCGTGTTGGCGGTGGTGGCGATCGGCATCACGGTGGCGGTCTATGGCACGGTGGCGGCGATCGTGAAGGCGGACGACGCCGGCGTGGCGCTGGCGAAGCGGCGGAGCGGGATTTCGCGGGCCATCGGGCGCGGGCTGGTGGCCGGCATGCCGAAGGTGCTGAAGCTGCTGTCGCTGGTGGGCATGGCGGCGATGCTGTGGGTGGGCGGCGGCATCATCCTGCACAGCCTGGAGGAATGGGGGCTGGGCGGGCCGGCGCATGTGCTGCATGATTTCGCCGCGGGCCTTCCCGGGGGCGCGGTGGTGGAATGGCTGGCGAACGCCGCGGGCGGCGCGCTGGCGGGGTTGGTCGTGGGCGGCGTCATCGTGGCGGGCCTGCATCTGGTGAAGGGCAAGGCATGA
- a CDS encoding glutathione S-transferase family protein — MIIVHHLNNSRSQRILWLCEELGLDYDIRHYTRDATTNLAPPELKAVHPLGKSPVIEDDGVRVAESGAIVDYLIRRHGAGKLAAPASKHEAYLEWLHFAEGSAMLPFMLALYTGRLGEAAAPLQPRIQEQIASHLAFFDAELGDREWLLGTLTGADIMMSFIAEFAAKQGIGGPRLAAYARRCQARPAWQAAAAKGAPYLWRLD, encoded by the coding sequence ATGATCATCGTGCATCATCTGAACAACAGCCGCTCCCAGCGGATCCTCTGGCTGTGCGAGGAGCTGGGGCTGGACTATGACATCCGGCATTATACGCGCGACGCGACGACCAATCTGGCGCCGCCGGAGCTGAAGGCGGTGCATCCGCTGGGGAAATCGCCGGTGATCGAGGATGACGGCGTGCGGGTGGCGGAATCGGGGGCGATCGTCGATTATCTGATCCGGCGCCATGGTGCCGGCAAGCTGGCCGCGCCGGCGTCGAAGCATGAAGCCTATCTGGAATGGCTGCATTTCGCCGAAGGCTCGGCGATGCTGCCGTTCATGCTGGCGCTCTACACCGGCCGGCTGGGGGAGGCGGCGGCGCCGTTGCAGCCGCGCATCCAGGAACAGATCGCCAGTCACCTGGCCTTTTTCGATGCCGAGCTGGGCGACCGGGAATGGCTGCTGGGAACGCTGACGGGGGCCGACATCATGATGAGCTTCATCGCCGAGTTCGCGGCGAAGCAGGGGATCGGCGGGCCAAGGCTGGCGGCCTATGCCCGGCGCTGCCAGGCGCGCCCGGCGTGGCAGGCGGCGGCGGCGAAGGGCGCACCCTATCTATGGCGACTGGATTGA